From a region of the Paenibacillus sp. FSL R10-2734 genome:
- a CDS encoding helix-turn-helix domain-containing protein: MSKHMDYMISPYPIRIIDPKIESSKLKLKNIRVGQAGHLPGRTLFRSGVVFEHWAIVYIVSGGGTYMETSGKEQQVREGSLFFFRPGYSYNFGPPPGGSWDEYYINYNGTRVSEWLESGLIVGGTVFQANSIMGLSTLFEEVLKRMESGEPADADRAALLVERMLLECSFIIEEKSWNAQADYMRQIRENLNLCIYGEMDLEQIAAKHHISMSTLRRLVRRSSGYPLHEYIHRLKMAEAKKLLLNTSLQVKEISGMLHYNDPFYFSRLFKKYMGIAPQLCRSNI, translated from the coding sequence ATGTCCAAGCACATGGATTATATGATCAGTCCATATCCAATACGAATTATTGATCCGAAGATTGAATCCTCCAAGCTGAAGCTCAAAAATATAAGAGTAGGACAAGCTGGTCATTTGCCAGGAAGAACGTTATTCCGTTCGGGTGTAGTCTTTGAACACTGGGCAATTGTTTACATAGTATCAGGCGGTGGCACCTATATGGAGACTTCGGGGAAGGAACAGCAGGTGCGTGAAGGAAGCTTATTCTTTTTTCGCCCAGGTTACAGTTACAATTTCGGACCTCCACCCGGAGGGAGCTGGGATGAGTATTATATTAACTATAATGGGACACGTGTATCTGAATGGCTGGAATCGGGTTTAATCGTAGGTGGAACTGTGTTTCAAGCGAATTCGATCATGGGTCTTTCGACCTTATTTGAAGAAGTGCTGAAACGGATGGAGAGCGGAGAACCTGCAGATGCGGATCGGGCAGCATTACTCGTTGAAAGAATGCTACTGGAGTGTTCATTTATAATAGAAGAAAAAAGTTGGAATGCTCAGGCAGATTATATGCGTCAGATTCGGGAGAACCTGAATTTATGCATTTATGGTGAAATGGACCTAGAGCAAATTGCGGCTAAACATCATATTTCGATGTCTACACTTCGTCGTCTTGTTCGTCGTAGTAGCGGGTATCCGCTTCATGAATATATTCACCGTCTTAAAATGGCAGAGGCCAAAAAGCTACTTCTTAACACCTCCTTACAGGTTAAAGAAATATCTGGCATGCTACATTATAATGATCCATTCTATTTTTCTCGTTTGTTTAAAAAATATATGGGGATTGCGCCACAGCTTTGTCGAAGTAACATATAA
- a CDS encoding glycoside hydrolase family 20 zincin-like fold domain-containing protein produces the protein MLNHSTLLLLPNPREITLSQGSFRFPTSGSIVLPSTGEQCAMPAAQKLQAVIKQALNLHLTLSIGTRPTVVSACIFSYVPLLSEQAYEIVVDQSGIVVSYSSPVGAFYAVATLKQIIEQSGKSIPNLHIRDEPDFGARGITIDISRNKIPKQETLYRIIDLMADLKMNQVQLYIEGAPFAYESFPQVWELETPITGEEILLLDAYCKARYIELVPNQNSFGHMEGWLSRPEFNALAEIPEGFMLPKELYMGDVYPEGLFMHPGTFDTEDPAVLPLLEKMFDDLLPYFTSNQFNVGCDETYELGLGKSKALAESQGKGQIYLSFLQKIYELVSKRGKTMQFWGDIIIQHPELIPHLPKDIIAMEWGYSAGHPFESDTLKFREAGIPFYVCPGTSSWNSITGRSDNMFANLRSAAIHGKNNGAIGYLITDWGDHGHWQHLPISYTGYVYGAAISWNVDNNLTVDTSKYLNTFVFADRSEGIGQLLLDLGNYYQLESEIIRSNDTEMSLLLRTNLDNLLIVEKLTEEHFNNLEEYMLSIEARLSGLDLQCDDADLVLKELGNGIHFVKHAVQLGRIKLQLASAPDSMNPNLITEQINDLNVLLHQYRLLWTERNRLGGLDQSIWRLLRLKGQYEALKSK, from the coding sequence ATGCTTAATCATTCTACACTACTGCTTCTACCTAATCCGCGTGAAATCACATTATCACAAGGCTCATTCCGTTTCCCAACAAGCGGAAGCATCGTGCTTCCTAGTACGGGAGAACAATGTGCAATGCCTGCTGCACAAAAGCTGCAAGCTGTGATTAAACAAGCATTAAATCTTCATCTGACTTTATCCATTGGCACACGTCCAACGGTTGTATCCGCTTGTATCTTTAGCTATGTGCCATTATTATCTGAGCAGGCATACGAGATTGTTGTTGATCAGAGTGGTATCGTTGTCTCCTATAGCTCACCTGTCGGAGCCTTCTACGCAGTAGCGACCCTGAAACAAATCATAGAACAAAGCGGCAAATCTATTCCTAATCTGCATATTCGCGATGAGCCTGATTTTGGAGCCAGAGGTATAACTATAGATATCAGCCGCAATAAAATTCCGAAGCAAGAAACCTTATACCGAATCATTGACCTTATGGCCGATCTGAAGATGAACCAGGTTCAGCTATATATAGAAGGTGCCCCGTTCGCGTATGAATCTTTCCCTCAAGTGTGGGAGCTTGAGACTCCGATCACTGGAGAGGAAATCTTGCTTCTAGATGCCTACTGCAAGGCGCGGTATATTGAGCTTGTTCCTAACCAGAATAGCTTTGGACATATGGAAGGCTGGCTTTCCCGTCCTGAATTCAACGCCTTGGCCGAAATTCCAGAGGGCTTTATGCTTCCGAAGGAATTGTATATGGGAGATGTATATCCAGAAGGACTATTCATGCATCCAGGTACTTTTGATACCGAAGATCCTGCCGTGCTCCCTCTATTAGAAAAAATGTTCGACGATCTGCTACCTTACTTTACCTCTAATCAGTTTAATGTAGGCTGTGATGAGACGTATGAGCTTGGTCTTGGTAAAAGTAAAGCGCTAGCTGAATCACAAGGCAAAGGTCAGATCTATTTATCTTTCCTTCAGAAGATTTATGAGCTCGTTTCGAAACGCGGCAAAACGATGCAATTCTGGGGCGATATTATTATCCAACATCCCGAACTAATCCCTCACCTGCCTAAAGATATTATTGCTATGGAATGGGGTTACAGTGCGGGACATCCTTTCGAGTCGGATACCCTCAAATTCCGTGAAGCAGGTATTCCTTTCTATGTCTGTCCAGGCACCAGCTCATGGAACTCCATTACAGGGCGTAGCGACAATATGTTTGCCAATCTGCGTAGCGCAGCTATTCATGGCAAGAATAATGGCGCCATTGGCTATCTCATTACAGATTGGGGTGATCACGGACACTGGCAGCATCTCCCAATCAGCTATACTGGATATGTATACGGTGCTGCAATTTCCTGGAATGTAGATAACAATCTAACCGTGGACACTTCAAAGTATTTGAATACATTCGTTTTCGCGGATCGCTCTGAGGGTATTGGCCAATTGCTCCTTGATCTCGGCAATTACTATCAGCTTGAATCCGAGATTATTCGTTCAAATGATACGGAAATGTCCCTGCTTCTTCGCACCAATCTCGACAATTTGTTAATTGTAGAAAAACTTACCGAAGAGCATTTCAACAATCTCGAAGAGTACATGCTCTCTATCGAGGCACGTCTCTCAGGACTTGATCTTCAATGTGATGATGCTGATCTTGTTCTAAAGGAGCTGGGTAACGGAATCCATTTTGTGAAGCACGCTGTGCAGCTTGGCAGAATTAAACTGCAGCTGGCATCCGCGCCAGATTCGATGAACCCTAATCTAATTACGGAGCAAATCAATGATTTGAATGTTCTTCTTCATCAATATCGTCTATTGTGGACCGAGCGCAACCGACTCGGCGGCTTAGATCAAAGTATTTGGAGACTTCTTCGTCTAAAAGGCCAATACGAAGCATTGAAATCGAAGTAA
- a CDS encoding NHLP leader peptide family RiPP precursor — MSEAVLRNQVIQKAWEDPSFKQRLLADPKAALQEALGVIIPDSVTLKAVEEGSNEFYLVIPPSPSSDVLKATAAPRGSW, encoded by the coding sequence ATGTCAGAAGCAGTTCTTAGAAATCAAGTCATTCAAAAGGCATGGGAAGATCCAAGTTTTAAGCAAAGACTACTCGCAGATCCAAAAGCAGCTCTCCAAGAAGCGCTGGGCGTAATCATTCCCGACAGCGTTACCTTGAAAGCCGTTGAAGAAGGTTCAAATGAATTCTATCTTGTAATCCCACCAAGTCCATCATCAGATGTATTGAAAGCAACCGCAGCACCACGCGGTTCTTGGTAA
- a CDS encoding ATP-binding protein: MVRTLHIAITLSLLLIGYGSIIVSAANQTPSQEITKWQMKWGAETGNKEIPWSEGQQSWINVDSMNGLPELPSDVSAAWTRISLPNFKYVSPSVYIDTLYALHVKVYVEDRLIFEEDRKYIKDNYSLLLPLSKEDNGKTLYIWTATMQDRIGIKDSVVIGEHSQLINDYIGNGLSDVILGCAFFLVAIVLFISALYINKDYFSSVASLAVVIASTGILSITYSPFIYTFYNKLGPISIVCLDLALFSLLPALTFLFEKLFGSGKFGIIRKFRQFQVLYSSFCLLCLFINLLSNNRYIEFYYFVSTTIIGVVFILQFILLIACVIMFSLKGNKDAIVFAIGFGVAAFTVVAELLWYYIHKGNYDLFLWKWGLVAFIISLIVILERRLAYSHQQVLNYSRELERFNNELERSEKMEIISELAASVAHEVRNPLQVTRGFLQLLSEKSVSEEQIYMSMALSELDRASNIITDFLTFAKPEFETVSSLNLYDEFKHIESIMQPLCHINGGKMILDVSGQLWVKGNSSKFKQAFINIIKNSIESFNEEGFIYMSVYGEDDKVIIHIKDNGEGMDADVLHRLGEPYFTKKNKGTGLGLMVTFRIIESMQGEVRFTSKKGVGTESITILPLAEAPDDSYSL, translated from the coding sequence ATGGTTAGAACACTCCACATAGCAATAACTCTTTCTCTCCTCCTGATCGGCTATGGCTCTATTATTGTATCGGCGGCGAACCAAACCCCATCTCAAGAAATTACAAAGTGGCAAATGAAATGGGGGGCTGAAACAGGAAATAAAGAGATTCCGTGGAGTGAAGGCCAGCAAAGCTGGATAAACGTAGATTCAATGAATGGACTTCCAGAATTACCTTCAGATGTATCCGCAGCTTGGACCCGAATTTCCTTACCCAATTTTAAATATGTGTCTCCTTCGGTTTATATCGATACTTTATATGCTCTTCATGTGAAGGTATATGTGGAAGATCGTTTGATCTTTGAGGAGGATCGTAAATATATTAAGGATAACTATTCTTTGCTATTGCCTTTGAGTAAAGAAGATAACGGGAAAACATTATATATCTGGACAGCAACAATGCAAGACAGAATCGGAATTAAAGACAGTGTAGTGATCGGTGAACACAGTCAACTAATCAATGATTATATTGGGAATGGACTAAGCGATGTGATTTTGGGCTGCGCTTTTTTTCTGGTGGCTATCGTTCTATTTATAAGTGCTCTTTACATTAACAAAGATTATTTCTCCAGTGTCGCTTCACTAGCAGTGGTTATAGCGTCTACCGGAATCCTCTCTATAACCTACTCCCCCTTCATTTATACCTTTTACAATAAATTAGGGCCGATCAGTATTGTATGCTTGGACTTAGCTCTTTTCTCACTTTTACCAGCGCTCACTTTTTTGTTTGAAAAATTATTCGGCAGTGGTAAGTTCGGCATCATTCGAAAGTTTCGTCAATTTCAAGTGCTTTACTCCTCCTTTTGTTTGTTATGTCTTTTTATCAATCTCCTATCGAATAATCGCTATATTGAGTTCTATTATTTCGTTTCTACCACCATTATAGGGGTCGTCTTCATCCTCCAATTCATCTTGTTAATCGCATGTGTGATTATGTTCTCTCTCAAAGGAAATAAAGATGCTATTGTTTTTGCCATTGGATTTGGAGTCGCTGCGTTTACTGTAGTTGCAGAGCTATTATGGTATTACATTCACAAAGGAAACTATGATTTATTCTTGTGGAAGTGGGGTCTAGTTGCTTTCATTATTTCTTTGATCGTAATTCTGGAGCGAAGATTGGCCTATAGCCATCAACAGGTTCTTAATTATTCTAGAGAATTAGAGCGTTTCAACAATGAATTGGAGCGTTCGGAAAAAATGGAGATCATTAGCGAGCTTGCTGCATCCGTAGCCCATGAAGTACGGAACCCCCTACAGGTAACTCGAGGCTTCCTTCAGCTGCTTAGTGAGAAATCCGTCAGTGAAGAGCAAATTTACATGTCAATGGCCCTTAGCGAACTAGATCGCGCATCTAATATTATTACCGATTTCTTGACGTTTGCTAAACCGGAATTTGAGACGGTATCTAGTCTGAATTTATATGATGAATTCAAGCATATTGAGAGTATTATGCAGCCCCTCTGTCACATAAATGGAGGAAAAATGATTCTGGATGTATCCGGCCAATTATGGGTGAAAGGAAATTCCTCGAAGTTTAAGCAGGCGTTCATCAATATTATCAAGAACAGCATTGAGTCGTTCAATGAGGAAGGCTTCATTTATATGTCGGTATATGGTGAAGATGATAAAGTGATTATTCACATCAAAGATAACGGGGAAGGTATGGACGCAGATGTTCTGCATCGATTAGGGGAACCGTATTTCACCAAGAAAAATAAAGGAACAGGATTAGGCTTAATGGTCACCTTCCGCATCATTGAGTCCATGCAAGGTGAAGTGAGATTTACAAGCAAAAAAGGAGTAGGAACCGAATCCATTACCATACTGCCATTGGCAGAAGCTCCGGATGATTCCTACTCCCTATGA
- a CDS encoding HAMP domain-containing sensor histidine kinase: MKLPIPKIAATLLLFLLLTAIVPYGAALVSAGSSDSALPSWEIRFGSAEAETVEEAVAASEDEWIRVTPRDNKPETPRGTSAAWLRFSLPQISEKSALFIDEIYGNNIKAYLNNALVYDSENKYNFNGSKILIPLSKEDGGQQLYIWTQGGSKDLGIEGEIRVDRYSELLPIYAKQGLIDIIIGMTLIFIAIVLLICSLFLKKGFFTDGFLLVLILLSIGIIVVTYSSFLSIILGNYGKTVLIFFDLALYTLLPSLTFYFEKIFGPGKKQIVNRFRKFQMVYSIFCLSLMVINILLSYQLEDFYRFMTTNVLGIIMIVQFILLVSLAFIHTYRGNADAVVFTTGFSTFAFISLGELVMYYISGESYRLYWWKWGMMVFVLSLIVILGRRFTRNHEQLVEYSRKLETFNNELQRSEKMEIISELAASVAHEVRNPLQVTRGFLQILGERSDHKDREYMKMAIAELDRATVIISDFLTFAKPGLETIERLDVSEELRHVSGILSPLANLQGGVIELNLQSGLCVIGSSAKFKQAFINIIKNSIEALQENGLIRVTAWQSQAHIMISVRDNGEGMDGSELARLGEPYYSNKIKGTGLGLMVTFRIIEAMEGTTEFQSEKGEGTEFIVKLPKV; this comes from the coding sequence ATGAAGTTGCCCATACCAAAGATAGCGGCTACTTTGCTATTATTTCTATTGCTGACTGCAATAGTGCCTTACGGTGCGGCGTTAGTGAGTGCTGGATCATCAGACTCTGCGCTGCCAAGTTGGGAGATTAGATTTGGAAGTGCAGAAGCAGAGACTGTCGAAGAGGCTGTAGCAGCTTCAGAAGATGAATGGATTCGCGTAACGCCTCGTGATAACAAACCAGAGACTCCAAGAGGAACATCCGCAGCGTGGCTCCGGTTTTCTTTGCCGCAAATTAGTGAGAAATCAGCATTATTCATTGATGAAATATATGGGAATAACATCAAGGCTTATCTGAATAACGCATTAGTATACGATTCAGAGAATAAATACAATTTCAATGGCAGCAAAATTCTTATTCCTCTATCTAAAGAAGATGGAGGGCAACAACTATACATATGGACTCAGGGAGGAAGCAAGGACCTAGGGATCGAAGGCGAAATAAGAGTAGATCGCTACAGTGAGCTGTTGCCCATTTATGCGAAACAGGGCTTAATCGATATCATCATTGGGATGACGCTTATCTTTATAGCTATTGTGCTGTTGATCTGCTCATTATTCTTGAAAAAAGGTTTTTTTACGGACGGATTTTTACTAGTATTAATTCTTTTATCCATTGGAATCATAGTGGTTACGTATTCTTCGTTCTTGTCGATCATCCTCGGAAATTATGGAAAAACCGTGCTTATTTTCTTTGATTTAGCTTTGTATACCTTATTGCCATCCTTAACGTTTTATTTTGAGAAAATATTCGGTCCAGGAAAAAAACAAATCGTCAACCGGTTTCGTAAGTTTCAGATGGTTTATTCTATATTCTGTCTTTCACTAATGGTTATTAATATTCTTCTGTCGTATCAGCTGGAAGACTTTTATAGATTCATGACCACTAACGTTCTAGGCATCATTATGATTGTGCAATTTATATTATTGGTAAGCTTAGCCTTTATTCATACCTATCGCGGAAATGCGGATGCTGTTGTTTTTACTACAGGGTTCTCGACATTTGCGTTCATATCACTTGGCGAATTGGTCATGTACTACATATCCGGAGAATCCTATCGATTATATTGGTGGAAGTGGGGGATGATGGTATTCGTATTATCCTTAATCGTCATTCTGGGGAGAAGGTTTACGAGAAATCATGAACAGCTAGTTGAATATTCTCGGAAGCTTGAGACGTTTAATAATGAATTGCAGCGCTCCGAGAAGATGGAGATTATTAGTGAATTAGCGGCTTCTGTGGCGCATGAGGTACGGAACCCATTACAGGTAACCCGTGGTTTCCTTCAGATCTTAGGAGAACGGTCAGATCATAAGGATAGAGAATATATGAAGATGGCAATTGCAGAACTGGATAGAGCTACGGTTATTATCTCAGACTTCCTTACATTTGCTAAGCCGGGGCTAGAAACCATTGAGAGACTTGATGTATCCGAAGAGTTACGTCATGTGTCTGGTATTCTCTCTCCGCTGGCGAATTTACAGGGGGGAGTCATTGAACTCAACCTGCAGTCAGGACTTTGCGTGATTGGATCATCTGCCAAATTCAAACAGGCCTTTATTAATATTATAAAAAATAGCATCGAAGCTTTACAGGAAAATGGACTTATTAGAGTTACAGCCTGGCAATCCCAAGCCCATATCATGATTAGTGTACGTGATAATGGTGAAGGAATGGATGGTAGTGAACTGGCCCGATTGGGTGAACCTTATTACTCCAACAAAATAAAGGGAACCGGGCTTGGACTTATGGTAACCTTTCGAATTATTGAAGCGATGGAAGGAACAACTGAGTTTCAGAGTGAGAAGGGAGAAGGAACAGAGTTTATTGTCAAATTACCAAAAGTTTGA
- a CDS encoding MFS transporter → MLFSWKRNLIVLWIGVFFCSTAYSISIPFLSIFLSDELGVTNHLEIWSGVSFGITFLASALISPYWGSLADKYGRKPMLIRSGFSLAALYLINYFVHDPYVFLIVRVLQGLLAGFVPAAIAMVATNTPENKTGYALSIMSTAGATGSIIGPLIGGVVSYYTSNRVAFLFSAGIVLVSALIATFFAKEENFDRSAPRSHVSDDIKVARSNRAFMTLLSLAGISTFSVMILEPLIPIHLLDMGVAKSSASLSSGIVFSAVGIATVLMAPQWGRIGTRKGFGMILFIGLIGGGIGNILQFFVTGYVEFAILRFAYGLFYAGVLPSVNAMIVQVIEPGFRGRAFGLNQAASQLATMAGPIIGGLLGAFIQIRWVFVINGVMLLVAAVLVKTRKLDAQIAAARPAE, encoded by the coding sequence ATGCTCTTTTCATGGAAACGGAACTTGATCGTACTTTGGATAGGGGTCTTTTTTTGCAGTACGGCGTATTCGATCTCAATTCCGTTTCTTTCCATTTTTTTGAGTGACGAACTTGGGGTTACGAATCATTTGGAAATTTGGTCAGGGGTTAGTTTCGGTATAACCTTTTTAGCCAGCGCCTTAATCTCTCCCTATTGGGGTTCACTCGCCGACAAATACGGTCGGAAGCCGATGCTTATTCGCTCTGGCTTTAGTTTGGCAGCCTTATATCTAATTAATTACTTTGTACATGATCCTTATGTCTTTCTGATCGTGCGCGTGCTGCAAGGCTTGCTTGCTGGATTTGTTCCCGCAGCGATTGCCATGGTTGCCACGAACACACCTGAGAATAAGACCGGTTATGCGCTGAGCATTATGTCTACAGCTGGAGCAACGGGAAGTATCATTGGTCCGTTAATCGGCGGCGTAGTAAGTTATTACACAAGCAATCGGGTCGCTTTTCTATTCTCAGCAGGGATTGTGCTCGTTTCGGCGCTTATCGCTACTTTTTTTGCTAAAGAGGAGAACTTTGACCGATCTGCTCCGAGGTCCCATGTAAGCGATGATATCAAGGTAGCGAGAAGTAATCGCGCGTTTATGACTTTGCTATCGCTGGCGGGGATTAGTACCTTTTCTGTTATGATTCTGGAGCCGCTTATTCCGATACATCTGCTGGACATGGGAGTCGCCAAAAGCAGCGCCTCGCTAAGCTCCGGAATTGTATTCTCCGCTGTGGGTATTGCAACTGTGCTGATGGCTCCGCAGTGGGGGAGAATCGGAACCCGAAAGGGCTTCGGGATGATTTTGTTCATTGGTTTGATCGGTGGAGGGATCGGTAATATTCTGCAGTTCTTTGTTACGGGATATGTGGAGTTCGCCATTCTTCGCTTTGCCTACGGCTTGTTCTATGCAGGTGTACTTCCGTCTGTAAATGCAATGATTGTACAAGTGATTGAACCGGGATTTCGTGGCCGTGCTTTTGGTCTCAACCAAGCGGCTTCTCAACTCGCGACAATGGCTGGACCTATTATAGGGGGCTTACTTGGGGCGTTTATCCAGATACGCTGGGTTTTTGTGATCAATGGGGTGATGCTGCTAGTAGCAGCCGTATTGGTTAAGACTCGGAAGCTGGATGCTCAAATCGCAGCAGCTCGTCCAGCGGAATAG
- a CDS encoding peptidylprolyl isomerase, with amino-acid sequence MVMLCLVMVIAAGCGNKPANNNTSDTNGSSSGAAGNNASNKTNPGESVAPSEGLPSATASHPVVTIEMDNGGIIKAELYPEVAPNTVNNFISLIQKGFYDGTIFHRVIPDFMIQGGDPDGTGMGGPGYSIAGEFSGNGFTNNLLHTEGVLSMARSQAPDSAGSQFFIMDAAYPSLDGSYAAFGKVTEGMEVVKSIVGLKTDSSDRPEEPPVMKKVTVDTLGVTYPEPQKVQ; translated from the coding sequence ATGGTCATGTTATGTTTGGTGATGGTTATTGCAGCTGGTTGCGGTAATAAACCTGCCAATAACAATACCAGCGATACTAATGGAAGCAGCAGTGGAGCAGCGGGAAATAACGCAAGCAATAAGACAAATCCTGGGGAAAGCGTTGCCCCTAGCGAAGGACTTCCTTCAGCTACAGCAAGCCATCCCGTAGTGACCATTGAGATGGATAACGGTGGCATCATCAAAGCCGAGCTTTATCCCGAAGTTGCCCCTAATACTGTGAACAATTTCATCTCACTGATTCAAAAAGGATTTTATGACGGGACCATATTCCATAGAGTTATCCCTGATTTCATGATTCAAGGTGGTGACCCTGATGGTACAGGTATGGGTGGCCCAGGATATAGTATCGCTGGAGAATTCTCCGGAAACGGGTTCACCAATAACCTGCTGCATACGGAAGGTGTTCTGTCCATGGCAAGATCGCAGGCTCCAGATTCTGCTGGTTCCCAGTTCTTTATCATGGATGCAGCATATCCTAGTCTAGATGGAAGCTATGCCGCTTTTGGTAAAGTTACCGAGGGCATGGAAGTGGTTAAATCTATTGTTGGCTTGAAAACAGACAGTTCAGATCGTCCGGAAGAGCCACCAGTGATGAAAAAAGTAACCGTCGACACACTGGGCGTCACTTACCCAGAGCCGCAAAAGGTACAATAA
- a CDS encoding manganese-dependent inorganic pyrophosphatase, giving the protein MEKTLVFGHKNPDTDTICSAIAYAALKKELGWDAEAVRLGDVSGETQFALDHFGVAAPRLVENLAGEATQVILVDHNERQQSANDIDQVRVVEVIDHHRIANFETAHPLYYRAEPVGCTATILNKLYKENGVAIPKEIAGLMLSAIISDSLLFKSPTCTAEDVAAARELAEIAGVDAEIYGLDMLKAGADLSDKSIAQLISLDAKEFKMGAYKVEIAQVNAVDVNDVLSKQAELETALTSIIVEKELDLFLFVVTDILNNDSVGLALGRIAGAVEQAYNVKLDDNKALLRGVVSRKSQIVPVLTETIAKL; this is encoded by the coding sequence ATGGAAAAAACTTTGGTTTTTGGACACAAAAATCCGGATACGGATACCATTTGTTCTGCAATTGCTTATGCTGCACTCAAAAAGGAATTAGGCTGGGATGCTGAAGCCGTTCGTCTGGGTGACGTTAGTGGTGAAACGCAATTTGCGCTTGATCATTTCGGAGTAGCAGCTCCTCGTCTGGTAGAGAACCTAGCTGGTGAAGCAACTCAGGTTATTCTTGTTGACCATAACGAACGCCAACAAAGTGCGAATGACATTGATCAAGTGCGTGTGGTTGAAGTTATCGACCATCACCGGATTGCTAACTTTGAGACTGCTCATCCGTTGTACTATCGTGCTGAGCCAGTTGGTTGTACAGCTACTATTCTTAACAAGTTGTATAAAGAAAACGGAGTTGCTATCCCTAAAGAAATCGCCGGATTGATGCTGTCTGCGATCATTTCCGATTCCTTGCTGTTTAAATCACCAACATGTACAGCAGAAGATGTAGCTGCAGCACGCGAGCTTGCTGAAATTGCTGGTGTAGATGCAGAAATCTACGGTCTCGACATGCTGAAAGCTGGCGCTGATCTTAGCGACAAGAGTATCGCTCAACTGATCTCCTTGGATGCTAAGGAATTCAAAATGGGTGCATACAAAGTGGAAATCGCCCAAGTAAACGCAGTGGATGTTAATGATGTTCTCTCCAAACAAGCTGAACTTGAAACAGCACTTACTTCCATTATTGTTGAAAAAGAATTGGATCTGTTCCTGTTCGTAGTTACAGATATCCTCAATAACGATTCTGTAGGTCTGGCTCTGGGCCGTATTGCAGGTGCAGTAGAACAGGCGTACAATGTGAAGCTTGATGACAATAAAGCACTTCTCAGAGGTGTGGTATCCCGCAAATCGCAAATCGTACCGGTTCTTACAGAGACAATTGCTAAGCTGTAA
- a CDS encoding AAC(3) family N-acetyltransferase: MHTTTSLMKQLQELKLDPRGTILVHSSLKSIGEVDGGANTVLDVLSEYMKDGLLVLPTHTWAFINADNPRFSVKDSPSCVGILPELFRKRSGVIRSWHPTHSVAALGADAEEFTSGDERWDTPCARGSVWGKLLDRKAEIVLLGVDLRRNTFIHGIEEWVDIPGRMTDSHEELYTVTPDGDEIMVPSRRHCGLSWSEHFWKVERELEEGGAMRKGNFGDALVRVCGTVETTRILSQMLKENPDLFSDNEPLHGENKPVPLPKTRREQPYRS, from the coding sequence ATGCATACAACGACTAGCTTGATGAAACAATTGCAGGAACTGAAGCTTGATCCACGAGGGACCATTCTAGTGCACTCCTCATTAAAAAGCATTGGGGAAGTAGATGGGGGCGCGAACACAGTGCTGGATGTACTGAGTGAATATATGAAGGACGGGCTGCTCGTATTGCCAACTCATACATGGGCTTTTATTAATGCGGACAATCCACGGTTCTCTGTTAAAGATTCCCCATCTTGTGTCGGTATATTACCGGAGCTGTTCCGTAAACGTTCAGGGGTTATTCGCTCTTGGCATCCGACGCATTCTGTAGCGGCTTTAGGCGCAGACGCTGAGGAGTTTACTTCTGGGGATGAACGCTGGGATACGCCGTGCGCACGTGGTTCAGTATGGGGTAAGCTGCTTGATCGGAAGGCGGAAATTGTACTGCTGGGTGTCGATCTCCGGCGAAATACGTTCATTCATGGTATTGAAGAGTGGGTCGATATTCCAGGCAGAATGACGGATAGCCATGAGGAGCTATATACGGTGACACCAGATGGAGATGAAATCATGGTGCCTTCTCGCAGACACTGCGGCCTCTCATGGTCGGAGCATTTCTGGAAGGTGGAGCGTGAGCTTGAAGAAGGCGGTGCTATGCGTAAGGGGAATTTTGGAGATGCGCTGGTTAGGGTGTGCGGGACGGTGGAGACTACGAGAATTCTAAGTCAGATGCTGAAAGAGAATCCGGATCTTTTCTCTGATAATGAACCGCTGCATGGTGAAAATAAGCCGGTGCCACTTCCAAAAACGAGACGGGAACAGCCTTATAGAAGCTAA